TTATTTTTCTAATGCAACCAACTGTCATGTCCCACATGTTGTTCACATCCCCGCTACTACTCCAGGCCCCTAAACCATTTAACTTCTCCCCCATCTCCCGAGAAAAGGCAGGAGTTAGGCCCCCCATCTAATCCTCGGTTGATCATAAATGGTCTTTTTTCTCCTATCCCTCTTAATATCcaagtccatcaccaaaagcttatgttgGGTGGTAATATTTTCAGTCAGAATAACCTTAAAATCCTTACAAATGCCTTTATCACCCTTCCAAAGGAGTAAGTAGTCAATCTGAGTCCTATCTACCGTGCTACTAAAGATGACCAATTGATTATCCCTCTTCAAAAACACGAATtagcaataaccaactcaaaagcTTTGGCAAACTCCAAGAGAGAAACCCCACCGCCATTTCTTTCTCTAAAACCAAAGCCTCCATGGACATCATCAAAACCATTAGAAGTTGTACCGATATGACCATTGAAATCTCCACCAATGAAAATCTTTTTGGTACTAGGTATACCTCTCACTActtcatccaaatcctcccaaaagagcCTTTTGACTTCTTCATCCAGACCCACATCGGGTGTATATGCACTAACAACATTCACAAAAAGCCTGCCTATAACTAGTTTAATAAACATCATCCTATCACTGATCCTCTTTACCTATACCATACACTCCCTAAGATCCATGTCGACTAGAATACCTATTCCATTCCTATCCTTTTAGCCTCCTAAGTACCATAATTTAAATCCATCCACATCTCGAGCTTTGGAACCTACCCATCTAGTCTCCTGaacacaggctatattaatctttctcctcTTAAGACTCTTCACTAGCTCTATGGACTATCCTGTAAGCAACCCTTTGTTCTATGATCCTACTCTCAACTTATGAAAACCGGTCTCCCTCTTACCACTATTTCCCTCGCCTTCACCCACAATTGAGGACATGAACCTAGTCCACCATCAGTAACCAAAGCCACTAAAACGATATGAACTACAAAGTGAAAAAAAACtgataacaaataaattaagagAATACAAGCAACGAGATAATAATTGACAATATAGAATGTATAATAAAGAGACAACACACATTAGCTAATATGCAAATCAACAATTCTAGACACTATGTGAAGAAGGAAAGTGAATAACAATAACTAAAACACTAAGGGTAGGAACTAGTAAAGAAGAATAGTAATCAAACTTCAAATAATTAGCTGAGGAGAGGAAAGATAGAACTTGGCTTGGAGATATTTAGTCACCAGAAAATTCGCCGGAAAGATCTCGTCGAAAATCACTAGATCTAGGTCCAATCCAAATAAATATGGAGGTATTTCACCAAAAatcgaaaaaaaaagaagaagaagaagaaaggaagaaagagaATTTCACCAGAAAAGGATTTTGTTGTTCACTGGATAGCTGGTGAACTTCACCGGAGTAGTATAGAAGCTCAAGATTTCAGTAGCAtctaataaaagaaaaacttcCTAAAAGGAATCTTGATTACCCTTTAGACCAAAATAGACTTCAGATAACTGAgaattatctcaaaaagatgCTGTTCAACAGCCACCTTTATTTGATCAAATGGGTTGCAAATTGATGATCCACCTTGCAACGAGCTGATAGGTACGAAAAAACAAAATTAGAAACCTTAACATCTGTTCCTCCCATAGGCATGAATTccttgtatatatatgtattatactTCACATCTCATTCTTCTAACATCTAGATGGAACTCACTTGAGCGGTTACCAACCTGAAGCAAAAGAAAGAAGTTAAAGAACCATTAAATCAAATTGCATGTACAACATACTATCAAATTTATCGTCAAATATAAATCCTATAAATAGACATAAACTATGGTGGAGGATATGGATGACTTAATAAGAAAACTTCAATTGTTAAAAGTTGCATTGTTTATGAAAGATACGAGTCCTACTATTATAGATAAGCAACTGACAAGGAGAAGCTCGCTTTAGATTTAAAGCATTTTTATCTCATAGTTTCCAGTAGAAGGGAAAGATTACAAGTATATACCTAGAATTCTATGAAGCCAAAGGAGAAGTAGAAACTAAAATAAGTCTTGACACTATCAcaatgaaagaaatgaaaaatcCCTCTCTTTAAGTATCCTCAGTGATATTGGACAAAAAGTTCAAGTTATAGAACATATCAAATCCTTCTCCGGAATGATTACCTTGGGAATGTATAATGAAATTGAGGTTATAACTGCAAAGCCGATAAATGCACCTTTTTTCGAGCAAAATGTCTAAATCTCTCTTGAAAGTTTTATAATCAAATACTTGCATGATGCATCCAAGCCACAACTAAAGATAACTAACTGAATCAACATAGATGATTAAGATCATCCTCAATCACCTCATTATGATTTAGGGGTTTCTACATAGGAGAGTGGTTGATTAAAAAATACAAGAACATTTACAGAAAAGTCACAAGCAGAGGAGCCCAAAAATTATCTTAGAAGTCCTTTTaggaaataataaatatttttataacagTGTGTAATAATCCGAATCGACGTTAGTTAAGATTAGAAGAAATTGCAAGAAAAATTTACTCAGCGCCGTTAGAGCGGAAGAACATGGGATGGAACTTAagtcattattttcttatttttccacTCCTTCCAAGGATAGGTTCGAGGCGAGAGTTACTGCAAAAACACTCCAAAAGGTTGATCCTGAATTGGGAAGAAGAGGGGAAGGAATCTCAGCACTGGAAGGTTTTCATCCGGTAGAATTCATTCCTATCTTGCACATAGGACATCTGAAACCAAGGATTTCAGCAATATTATCTCTCCACAGTTATTTGGTGCTCAAGTAGGCTAGGTTTATCTTATTTGAGTAGATAAATATACACCCATTATGTAGTATAGAAGGGAATTTAATGAGAAATTATATAACTAAGCCATGGGTCACGGGTCATGGACAGAATTTTGGGTGACAGTGGTGGTCTAACTTGAAGTGACCTTGTAAGAAGGTTAAGgtccaaattttaggagaagtTGGCCATGATGTTATGGTATTTAGACAGGTGGAATTGTAAATGTCATAGTTGTATGTACATGGATATAAAATTCATAGACATTGGTGATAAACCTTAGGATTTGGTAGCGTAGCTGATGGTTTTTTTTCCCGTATGTATTAAATGTACTTGTTAAATAACTTCatggtatgcatatgtgtatatgaatagggaacaTGCTAtattttatgtgaaatgatcacttgttggccTATTTTATAATGAACCCATTCTTGTGGTATAATGTggtctattgttgatagtgtgTGATTGATTTGCATAAATGGGATAGGGTTTCATTTTCTGATATATAATTAGAtcggtgtcatattccgacacgtaattgaattgggtgtcatatttcgacatgTTCTTGGATCGAATGttacgttccgacacatatatgacTGAattaggtcccttgagagggcCAAGTGTGTGTGTATGGATGGTTACATGAGAGGACCCGATGATATTTGTATTCTATGTAATAGTGAGGTTAGTTGTAAATGATCTAGGGAAAAAAGAATTATAAGGAACCTTTGAGTTATGGCATGGTAGTTATAAAGAACTGTGAATCCGTATAGACTTATTCGTGGGTAAGATGGTGGACCATGTTAGGCTTCGATGTGAcatatatgttatatatgttattctatatttataggTTTAGAAGTGGAGGTTGCTTGTTGGTAGGGAGCTGTTCTCATTGAAGTTTCAATGAGTAACTGTGGAAATATTAGTTGTTACCTAGAAATCAGAGTTAGTTATGAGGTGTGGTTACAGAATGGCTAGGTCCCTATATTGTAAGACAAATAGATCAAGTCTAGTGGTAGTAGGGTGGAACCATTGAGTGGTTAAGGTTGTTGGATGGTAATTATTAGGGTGAAGTGAGCAGTAGTATGGTGGGACCATAACCCACAGGTCTCAAGTTTGTAGCCAGAATGGGTAGTGAAACCCTAGATGGTAGAGTGGTAAAGACTGTAAGACTAAGAGTAAGGAGTTTACTAACAGGTTTGGGTGGAGAAGCTTATAAAGTTTAATTGTTATGATCTCcattatttttctattcataTACTATGCAGTGGGTATTAGATAGATCGATGATACCTAcaagtacgtgttgtttgtattgatactactcttgctgtACCACTTGGTATATTCTGGTTGCAGGTTTAGTGATGTCTCTTAGGTGAAGGCGAAGACAATTCTCCAATAGTTTCTACTTTTCCTCCTTTTGGTGTGATCTGtgttgttattttatttatatgtattgtACTCTTATatg
This sequence is a window from Solanum dulcamara chromosome 10, daSolDulc1.2, whole genome shotgun sequence. Protein-coding genes within it:
- the LOC129869791 gene encoding uncharacterized protein LOC129869791, producing MDVNTTIHRSLFHTCSCTGRLVGNRSIHIVLVALVTDGGLGSCPQLWVKAREIVVKRISDRMMFIKLVIGRLFVNVVSAYTPDVGLDEEVKRLFWEDLDEVVRGIPSTKKIFIGGDFNGHIGTTSNGFDDVHGGFGFRERNGGGVSLLEFAKAFELVIANSCF